One genomic segment of Sorex araneus isolate mSorAra2 chromosome X, mSorAra2.pri, whole genome shotgun sequence includes these proteins:
- the HJURP gene encoding Holliday junction recognition protein: MAARGCDAELLLLHLRDSRCRFQKRMQRLIAKYDRPYEDSPLVQMSTLTYETSQGLRIWGGKLVDRSREQCEDSPQKVEGRSDGQGGAAATSPVGAEAESGNAESTHHQEELTLAVPQSPLKNELRRKYLAQVELLLQDQGHAQGTDCGKDKDIQGTWDPVLFSLIRPPQGNHSSGSNNRPGALVTLPCAATECQPSPPGLADPASVPRGLSFQEASGGSFLSSQSLEDIDLCEVTISDLYVGMLHSMSQLLSNRPACVISTKTSILQNWRPRWRARVRARMNRTYCRGRRALVPSPPDTCGPASEPGRDIPKDPENLQQALRPWTRFQVEKELLAVSPGPGADWQGHEGTPPKRAPLTCTGTSSGCGLDQENQLLKLKWLISPLKLITKLQVLPGRTGTQYQEIRTRFAELHQEHCPSPRMPPSPAALPGSLVISQRPATAFRDAQARRLREAFKDTVTGSVGAARCLLPAPPSPSHGPLHPGPLSPGRLQSLGPSPRASRMSALPSPAHSSPHAARYREIKETFDRLHRELCGKAPAQAAVGPHSPRDASGKGGPPKSSSPCLRHTVSAEAQLSAPCVHRAREGAEFPVKRRRLSAPVLCKPGDSSRPVKEAELHQPDDNDMDERKRKEQRVFQDGRVVLCWKEMSS; this comes from the exons ATGGCGGCCCGCGGATGCGACGCGGAGCTGCTGCTGCTCCATCTCCGGGACAGCCGGTGCCGCTTCCAGAAGCGCATGCAGAGGCTGATCGCGAAG TATGACCGGCCCTACGAGGACTCCCCGCTGGTGCAGATGTCCACGCTGACCTACGAGACATCTCAGG GTTTGAGAATTTGGGGTGGAAAACTAGTGGACAGGAGCAGAGAACAGTGCGAG GACTCGCCCCAGAAGGTGGAGGGCAGGAGCGATGGCCAGGGGGGAGCTGCAGCCACCAGTCCGGTGGGAGCCG AGGCTGAGAGTGGCAATGCAGAGTCCACGCATCACCAGGAAGAACTGACA CTGGCAGTGCCCCAGAGCCCTCTGAAGAATGAGCTCAGGAGGAAGTACCTGGCACAGGTGGAGCTGCTGCTACAGGACCAGGGACATGCCCAG GGCACTGATTGTGGAAAGGACAAAGACATCCAGGGGACATGGGACCCCGTGTTGTTCTCGCTCATCAGGCCACCTCAGG gAAACCACAGCAGCGGCTCTAACAATCGCCCCGGAGCCTTGGTCACGCTGCCCTGCGCCGCCACAGAGTGCCAACCCTCTCCTCCGGGCCTGGCTGACCCGGCCTCCGTGCCCAGAGGTCTGTCCTTCCAGGAGGCCTCGGGTGGCAGCTTCTTGAGCAGCCAGTCCCTGGAGGACATCGACCTGTGCGAGGTGACCATCAGTGACCTGTACGTGGGCATGCTGCACTCCATGAGCCAGCTGCTGAGCAACCGGCCAGCCTGTGTCATCTCCACCAAGACGTCCATCCTGCAGAACTGGAGGCCTCGGTGGAGGGCCAGGGTCAGGGCCAGGATGAACCGGACTTACTGCCGGGGCAGACGAGCCTTGGTGCCAAGTCCCCCCGACACCTGTGGGCCTGCCTCGGAGCCTGGGCGGGACATCCCGAAAGACCCCGAAAATCTGCAGCAGGCCCTCAGGCCCTGGACAAGGTTCCAAGTGGAGAAAGAGCTCCTGGCAGTGAGCCCGGGCCCGGGTGCAGACTGGCAGGGACATGAGGGCACTCCGCCCAAGCGCGCCCCATTGACCTGCACAGGAACCAGCTCGGGGTGTGGCTTGGACCAGGAAAACCAGTTGCTGAAATTAAAGTGGCTGATTTCTCCCCTGAAATTGATTACGAAGCTGCAGGTGCTGCCCGGGCGGACAGGCACTCAGTACCAGGAGATCAGAACCAGGTTTGCAGAGCTGCACCAGGAACACTGCCCAAGTCCCCGGATgccgcccagccctgctgccctgccaggctctctggtcATCTCCCAGAGGCCGGCCACTGCTTTCAGGGACGCCCAGGCCAGGAGGCTCAGGGAGGCTTTCAAAGATACTGTCACAGGCTCCGTGGGGGCTGCCCGCTGCCTGCTCCCGGCGCCCCCCTCTCCTTCCCATGGCCCCCTACATCCTGGGCCACTGAGCCCCGGTCGCTTGCAGTCCCTGGGACCCAGCCCCCGAGCCTCTCGGATGTCTGCATTGCCCAGTCCAGCACACTCTTCCCCACATGCCGCTCGCTACCGGGAAATCAAAGAAACCTTCGACAGACTCCACCGGGAGTTGTGCGGCAAGGCCCCGGCACAGGCGGCCGTGGGACCTCACTCTCCTCGGGACGCTTCTGGGAAAGGAGGTCCCCCAAAGTCATCCTCACCCTGTCTCCGCCACACAGTCTCAGCAGAGGCTCAGCTGTCTGCACCGTGCGtgcacagggccagggagggcgCCGAGTTCCCGGTGAAGAGGCGCCGCTTGTCAGCACCCGTGCTGTGCAAGCCCGGGGACTCCTCGAGGCCGGTGAAGGAGGCGGAGTTGCATCAGCCTGATGACAATGACATGGACGAGCGGAAG AGGAAAGAGCAACGTGTGTTTCAAGATGGAAGAGTGGTTTTATGTTGGAAAGAAATGTCAAGCTGA